The following proteins are encoded in a genomic region of Ictalurus punctatus breed USDA103 chromosome 15, Coco_2.0, whole genome shotgun sequence:
- the rhoac gene encoding rho-related GTP-binding protein RhoA-C isoform X2: protein MCFSIDSPDSLENIPEKWTPEVKHFCPNVPIILVGNKKDLRNDEHTRRELSKMKQEPVKQEEGRDMANRINAFGYLECSAKTKDGVREVFEMATRAALQAKKRGKKSGCPLL from the exons ATGTGCTTCTCTATAGACAGTCCTGACAGCTTGG AGAACATCCCGGAGAAGTGGACGCCAGAAGTGAAGCATTTCTGTCCGAACGTTCCCATCATCCTCGTGGGGAACAAGAAGGACCTGCGTAACGACGAGCACACTCGACGCGAGCTGTCCAAAATGAAACAG GAGCCTGTGAAACAAGAAGAAGGTCGCGACATGGCCAACCGGATCAACGCTTTCGGTTATTTAGAATGCTCGGCGAAGACGAAGGACGGCGTAAGGGAAGTGTTCGAAATGGCCACCAGGGCGGCGCTGCAGGCCAAGAAGCGCGGCAAGAAGAGCGGCTGCCCGTTATTATAG
- the rhoac gene encoding rho-related GTP-binding protein RhoA-C isoform X1 has product MAAIRKKLVIVGDGACGKTCLLIVFSKDQFPEVYVPTVFENYVADIEVDGKQVELALWDTAGQEDYDRLRPLSYPDTDVILMCFSIDSPDSLENIPEKWTPEVKHFCPNVPIILVGNKKDLRNDEHTRRELSKMKQEPVKQEEGRDMANRINAFGYLECSAKTKDGVREVFEMATRAALQAKKRGKKSGCPLL; this is encoded by the exons ATGGCGGCGATCCGTAAGAAGCTGGTAATCGTCGGGGACGGCGCTTGTGGAAAGACGTGCTTGCTGATCGTGTTCAGTAAAGACCAGTTCCCCGAGGTTTACGTTCCCACCGTGTTCGAGAATTACGTCGCTGACATCGAGGTGGACGGAAAGCAG GTGGAGCTCGCTCTGTGGGACACCGCCGGTCAGGAGGATTACGACCGCCTCAGGCCACTCTCGTACCCGGACACGGACGTCATCCTCATGTGCTTCTCTATAGACAGTCCTGACAGCTTGG AGAACATCCCGGAGAAGTGGACGCCAGAAGTGAAGCATTTCTGTCCGAACGTTCCCATCATCCTCGTGGGGAACAAGAAGGACCTGCGTAACGACGAGCACACTCGACGCGAGCTGTCCAAAATGAAACAG GAGCCTGTGAAACAAGAAGAAGGTCGCGACATGGCCAACCGGATCAACGCTTTCGGTTATTTAGAATGCTCGGCGAAGACGAAGGACGGCGTAAGGGAAGTGTTCGAAATGGCCACCAGGGCGGCGCTGCAGGCCAAGAAGCGCGGCAAGAAGAGCGGCTGCCCGTTATTATAG